In Halobaculum magnesiiphilum, the following proteins share a genomic window:
- a CDS encoding universal stress protein, whose amino-acid sequence MYHVLLAVDDDEDRTADQIETLRSLPGRDDLRVTVVHVHETVDAPADEAGRSVIESINDEIGELQGLPETVTTVRDAVDDLGVPVEVTERTGDAAEEVLAEAEERDADAILLAARKRSPAGKALFGSVTQRIIIDGERPVIVAGDR is encoded by the coding sequence ATGTACCACGTTCTGCTCGCGGTCGACGACGACGAGGACCGAACGGCCGACCAGATCGAGACGCTCCGGTCGCTCCCGGGACGCGATGACCTTCGAGTGACGGTCGTCCACGTCCACGAGACCGTCGACGCGCCTGCCGACGAGGCCGGCCGGTCGGTGATCGAGTCGATCAACGACGAGATCGGCGAGCTGCAGGGGCTTCCCGAGACCGTCACGACGGTACGGGACGCGGTCGACGACCTCGGCGTTCCCGTCGAGGTGACCGAACGGACCGGCGATGCCGCCGAGGAGGTCCTCGCGGAGGCCGAGGAACGGGACGCCGACGCCATCCTCCTGGCCGCCCGCAAGCGGAGTCCTGCGGGGAAGGCACTGTTCGGGAGCGTCACACAGCGTATCATCATCGACGGCGAGCGTCCGGTGATCGTCGCAGGCGACCGCTAA
- a CDS encoding MFS transporter produces MGLYRIVSLILSWQVAASVCYYAIFAATPFFRAEFDLSGAAVGLVVTSLTLGYAVFLLPLGALTDRFGERRMLTVGLIGVSTGAFLVTQAWSFPALLASAFLLGSLYGTAMPGTNKAVFDNTPPGRQNVVMGVKQVGVTAGSGASALLVTGIAGVLYWEAGFYVAAGTGAVVAVLFWLVYRGTEPGGEASYPDFRKLGANPPYRALTAAGFCLGAALFTTTGYTVIHVTDSVGASIAFGGVVLAAVQVSGSVGRVLTGWLSDALPGDPTRRIGGILLAQAIASAVSLVAVAVVAGRTPTTVAFVALGFFLLGFTGVYYSCMATVVSAEEMGGATGGGQLALTSGALFAPPAFGYLADTYGYRAGWLMLAAVVTVGAVFVVRVIVAEPPADTVAAAAD; encoded by the coding sequence GCGCGGAGTTCGACCTCTCAGGCGCCGCGGTCGGGCTCGTGGTCACGTCGCTGACGCTCGGGTACGCGGTGTTCCTGCTTCCGCTCGGGGCGCTCACCGACCGCTTTGGGGAACGACGCATGCTCACCGTCGGCCTGATCGGCGTCTCGACGGGCGCGTTCCTCGTCACGCAGGCGTGGTCGTTCCCGGCGTTGCTCGCGAGCGCGTTCCTCCTCGGATCGCTGTACGGGACCGCGATGCCGGGGACGAACAAGGCCGTCTTCGACAACACGCCGCCCGGACGACAGAACGTCGTCATGGGCGTGAAACAGGTCGGCGTCACCGCCGGCAGCGGCGCGAGCGCGCTGCTCGTGACCGGCATCGCGGGCGTCCTCTACTGGGAAGCGGGCTTCTACGTCGCCGCCGGGACGGGTGCGGTCGTCGCGGTCCTGTTCTGGCTCGTCTACCGCGGCACCGAGCCCGGCGGCGAGGCGAGCTACCCGGACTTCCGAAAGCTCGGCGCGAACCCTCCGTACCGGGCGTTGACCGCCGCCGGGTTCTGTCTCGGCGCGGCGCTGTTCACGACGACCGGATACACCGTGATCCACGTCACCGACTCCGTCGGGGCGTCCATCGCGTTCGGCGGGGTCGTGCTGGCGGCGGTCCAGGTCTCGGGGAGCGTCGGACGCGTCCTCACCGGGTGGCTCAGTGACGCCCTGCCCGGCGACCCGACGCGCCGGATCGGCGGGATCCTCCTCGCACAGGCGATCGCGAGCGCGGTCTCGCTCGTGGCGGTTGCGGTCGTCGCCGGCCGGACACCCACCACGGTCGCGTTCGTCGCGCTCGGGTTCTTCCTGCTGGGGTTCACCGGCGTGTACTACTCCTGTATGGCGACGGTCGTCTCAGCCGAGGAGATGGGCGGCGCCACCGGCGGAGGCCAGCTCGCGCTCACCAGCGGGGCGTTGTTCGCCCCGCCGGCGTTCGGCTACCTCGCGGACACGTACGGCTACCGCGCGGGGTGGCTCATGCTTGCGGCCGTCGTCACGGTTGGTGCAGTGTTCGTCGTCAGGGTGATCGTCGCGGAGCCGCCGGCCGACACCGTGGCCGCGGCGGCCGACTGA